In the Telopea speciosissima isolate NSW1024214 ecotype Mountain lineage chromosome 6, Tspe_v1, whole genome shotgun sequence genome, tgtcttgtgacaaatgatgttgatccctacctatggcatagaaaactaggacatgttaatgtaaaagtgattaagaccattgcatctaagaatttagttagaaacttacccaaactcaaatttggaaaagaccatgtatgtgatgcttgtcaaagaggaaaacaaaccaaggtatctcataaatcaaaaaatgaagtgtctaccactagacccttagaactactgcacttggacttgtttggacctattactacacctagcctaggcggttcaagatacacctttgtaatagttgatgatttctctcgcttcacatggactctatttttaaaacataaagatgaagcctttAATGAATTTGCAactctatgtaagagaatacaaaaccaaaagggatatctcataacaaccattagaagtgatcatggaggagaatttgacaatctcaatcaatttgggagttattgcagtaaacaaggcataacccacaacttctccgctcctagaacacctcaatccaatggggtggttgaaagaaagaatagatcactccaagagaccgctagaacaatgataaatgaatactctcttctaaaatatttttgggccgaagcggtcaatacggcttgctatgtgttaaatcgtgtattaattagacctatattactcaaaacaccctatgaactctatcataataaactacctaaagttgattactttaaagtgtttgggtgtatatgctatatattgaatactaaggataacttaggaaaatttgatgctaaagccgatgatggcattttccttggatactcttcaaatagtcgagcctatagagtcttcaataagaaaagcttgattattgaagaatcaatgaatataaaatttgatgaatctcttcctaaagatagaaacaagccattggttgatgatgatgatacacttgttgagattagggagaacatagaaaatctctctctaagagaacccgaaaaccaaccaaaggatctacccaaagaggttagaccttggaaagaccatcccttggatcatgtcattggagacttagacaaaggaatccaaactagatctaaaactcaagacatttgcaacaatgttgctttcatatccaaaattgaacctaaaaacataaaagaagcattggaagatagtgattggatagtagctatgcaagaagagctccatcaatttgaaagaaacaatgtttgggagcttgtcccaaaacccaagaatcattctattataggagccaaatgggtgtttagaaacaaacttgatgaagatggatcaatcattagaaacaaggctagattagttgccaaaggatataatcaacaagaagggatagattttgatgaaacctatgcaccggtagcaagactggaatctattagaatgctacttgcttttgcatgtcataaaaattttaagctatgtcaaatggatgtcaaaagtgcttttttaaatggctttatcatggaggaagtatatgttgcataacctcccggatttgaggatacacaatatccggatcatgtcttcaaacttaacaaagctctctatggactcaaacaagctcctagagcttggtatgagagattgagtgaattcctaatccaaagtggatttcaaatgagtaaggttgatacaaccttgtttgtgaaacataaaggaaaagactctattatcgtgcaaatatatgttgatgatattatatttggatccaccaatgaaaatctttgtgttgaatttagcaaatgcatgagtgatgaatttgaaatgagtttgatgggtgaacttaattttttcttaggacttcaaattaagcaaaccaaaaatagaatctttatatgtcaaactaaatacactaaagaacttctcaagaaatttgattttgatggtcaaaagtcatctagcacccccatgagcacctctctaaagctatctaaagatgaggaaggtactcccatagaccctacacgctatagaggcatgattggcagccttctatatctcaccgctagtaggccagacatcatgtttagcgtgtgtgcttgtgctagattccaagccaacccaatgcaatcccactttagtgccgttaaaaggatctttaaatatcttaaaggtactacaaatgtaggattatggtacccaatgaaccaaaattttgatttaataagcttttcggatgccgactttgcagggtgccatcttgatcgcaagagtacaagtggcacatgtcacttcttaggatcttgcttggtttcatggtttagcaagaaacaaaactcgttgctctttccactcggccgagtacattgcggccggcagtgttgtgcccaagtcctttggatgaggcaaactctcatggactatgggatacattttagttcatctccaattaattgcgacaatacaagtgcaatcaatttaagcaaaaatcccattctccattcaagagccaaacatattgatattaggcatcactttcttagagacacagttcaaaaaggggaaattgttctaaaatacattgaaactgaaaaacaacttgcaaacatactcaccaagccattaagtgaagagagattctgctatttgaggagagaactcgggatttgcaacccttttgagtaaagtgaaatcctcaaaaagcccaaaaatcaggttgttagagaattctgggctaaaatcccattaatccctgtttttgacctgtcggtcgaccgacagactcgtgtaggtcgaccgacacggaAAATTTTCGTTTTTAAACAAGAaccgagaggatttttttcatttccctcctcttttgttcgagacctctcctctccaaaaccctttttctctgaactccaaggcaaaaccctgcaaaatcccttgagatttcaccaaatccaagccccaaatcactcttcctacacaatctacccacttccaaccaaaaaatctctatttctctctattctctaaagccctaggtttcaaatggctccaaagcaaagcaagggaaaacaaccaaagaagaaagccaaagttggagagagctctgcagcatatgacaagtctctcttcatctcagaagaagcctccattctctggggaagatttgagaagagaaaggttgacaaggaaagaactgtaagagtttctcaatttcttgactatgacattgaagaatatttcaaatatttaggttgggaaaataccttagtttatgttgatccctgctatcctgaccttgccagacacttttactgtaatctgagaacccaaatagtggatgataggcttgccatcacatccctagtaaagggtgttcccatcatgttcacttatgaagatctaggagagatcatgggaattcccacattaggagatatgagctatcttcctcccaaaggggatgccaaaacctttatgaatgttgatgaaatttatggtgccatcatgaaagactatgttgggtttgaaccaactgttaaagctatgaaacttcatgaactacccaggatgatcagcttcattgtcagctacaacatcttgcccaaaggaggccatagagaccaagtcaatccctttcaagcctacattacttggtgtcttgtcactgccaatcctatcaatcttccatatgtgattatgaagaccatggatACCGTGCAGTACCTCATTAtaggggaaaccttccatatggcagactcataactgccatccttaagttccatgaagtggatctctctgggaattcattgacccaaagatgattgacatcgactcatccaccatcaagaagatgaagctgggatttgttgcggctcctccctcacaccaagcccgaaggaagcgagctacccaacatgtcacGTGAGAAggagtcacaagaagaggacgacggtgaggatgaagactatgttggtgaaccctcggggactatgtcaccaggaggagaattttcaagttttcgccaacaacttgacacccgcctgaagggctttgatgatcacttcacctctctccacaaagatcaagaagagattcttcgcatccaacagagaaccaagtgatcttacATCGTCTCAAtcgcatttctttcctcctcctccacaagagagatagttgacatcaccgactttatattagaactcttgatctgtacttttatggcatacttttaaaacatggaacttctattttgaagcatgtgatgcttttaaaattaacactttattgggcttcatattatttgctctctgttcttctaaccatgcaggaagtcattttcttagggggagccaccctaagattgtttttgcttGTTCATGGTTACCAGCACTggcttagggggagccaccctaagattgttttgcttgttcatgctctacacctcctttttgtgttgacaaaagggggagaagttattatgattcaaatattcatattatgtgatTATGCATATTTATCTACATATTATATGATAATGCATATTTATCTTTACCttgaattatgattcaaataatcatatgatgtatgataatgcatattcatcttgagttacatgcccacatgaataatgcatatatttatcttgaattgcatacatacatgagtaatgcatattttgaatcacatgtttgtcatcatcaaaaagggggagattgttggaaaacacattcctccataaactaattttgatgataacaaacattaagattaatactaatattccaatctttaagcaagcttcatagtcagacgttggaagcatcaagcatccaggaaagacttgatcaacggagctcacaacagaagagttaaggaaaagaagaaatttgaagattgaggaacatcttctaaaggaagccaagaattaacaagacaaagactctccaagaagattcaagtgcattagaacacatttcattacatgtgcatatcacattacacacacattacattcacatgtaagagaccctaggaggaactcattcccatgccctagactcaagaaacatggccattaaagtgttagacaaaaacctatgaagtccccaagcaagctggaccaaaaatccccttaacagacaatcaaaaaaataggataagcTTCATCGGTCGACCTACGGACTACTGTCGCGACCTAcgaatatataaaaaatacagCACTGTTTCAAGagctgtcggttgcaaccgacagatctatcggtcgaccgacacttgtaggtcgatccataggtcgatcgacaatcgacctacagccccaaacttgggcttaacggctagttttcaacggctaattttttgatggtcgaccgacaactttataggtcgaccgacagtctaaaaatatgacagttttatatccgttggagaacaaacaaactccaacttttggctttataaaacacatccaaacaaggaacaaaatacatcttttgatagaaaaagtgcatagtacatttgagaaagtacaaaagtgagaatttgtcattgagctaaattattcaattcaagctcttcaaagagatattaccaagctcttaactctccactctctccaactcatgccatcaaggagagtcatctaggagactcaaggtgcatcactctcattcatatcattgagcaccatcactcaaagggtaaaagtgtcactactctttgataggtatttataccaaacttctattgtatttacttgtttatgcttttgatttgataaagcattgttgtattaatctagactgtacttagattagtacaaggaccctctcatccttaagagattgaaaggatactcttgtcctggaactaagattgtaaggatcctcttatcctgttaaaaagagttgtaaaggtgtcatttccccacctattgtattgaaagggaaatactagtggaattctctcaaggttgagaggagtggatgtaggctaagttagccgaaccactataaatcttgtgcctcatttacttctgctttttatatttaatataagtgtgcaaccaatcgaaaaagaggcaaaatccactagtggtaacctatttacccccctctaggttacccaacatcACGGACCTAGCACGCTAGCCGTTGCTTGGTTCTGGTGCGCAAGTCGTTGTATAtagctgatcgtagagcaccTTTGCTTCTTTCTTCGTTTGTTCAGTGGTTTTCTTTGCTTACTAAGGCCTTTTCTTGCTTGATGAACCGTTCTGTTCGCCACACACCGGCCCCATCCAATTGTAACTCGTAGAGGTGTAAGTACATAGTGCCCCACAAATATTTTTAAGTATAGTGGGGGCAACATTGGCTTAGGCATAACTTTCGCTTGACATCTATGCTAGAGCAAGTATTCCTTGATGAGCCGCAGGAAAGCTCAGGGAGCACTTTGTTCCGAGCTGaactattttttgaatttttcgtGCCAGACTCACTCCGAGATCAATTATCTCCCAAGGCGACATTGATGATACAAGAAGAAAGTTCTGTAAAAGCAATAGGAAGAATTGCTCAAATACCAGTCGGCAAGGCTTATTTGAACCGTGTTTTAAatgcttttatatatatatatcatatcatactatcatactattatataagtaCATGAACTTATGTTTCGTGACTACTTTTTCACTTGATCAATttatccttatttcttatttaaatatTCTCTATCTtttattgttcttttttcttttttgtttatcttTCTTAAATTTACGGTACCCTTTAAAATTATTCGTTTTATTAACCAAATAATACTTTTTTACATCGATCAATCTATTCCTTTTATAAACCAAATAATACCTTTCCCATCTAATTCCACCCTCTCTCACGctatttatcttctttttcctttctttgttccATCTGCATTTTCGCTTGGAAGCTCTGTAGCTCGAAGAATCCGCTCGAAGAATCGTTTCTCACGgtattctccttctctctccattCTTTGTTCCTCGAAGAATCCTTTCTCAACGCTATTCTCCTTCTATCTCCATTATTTGTTCCATCTACATTCTCTTCCCACTCTAATCCCTTTATTTTGCCGCTATTTGAAGAATCCTTAATTTTGACTCTGTGTCGCATCGAGGTAAGCAAGTAGACATTTTCTTCCCACTCTAATTCCTTTATTTTGCTGCTGTTTGGAAGCCGCCCTAGCTACTGTAGCTCGAAGAATCCTTAATTACGTCTCTATGTCGCATCGAGGAAAGCAACTGGATTATCTACATGGATTTATCCTTCAGTAACTTCCTCTGTTTTTCTAGGTCagtgtttgagtttgatttATGCATACTTTCATGCATCTTTTCTTATCTAATCTGGGAAAAGAAGCATGAAAAACTGAGGCATCCTCCGCCCTCCTTTAACTTTGACCCTGCAATTTTGGTAGCGACACCGTcgcaaaaaaaatgaagataagaAATCCGAGTGTGCAACCCTTATTATTTCACTGATTTCTCTGCAACCCAATCCTTTCACTACAACCCATTCTCACCCTCTTTGCAAAACCCCCCACCTACCCAACCCCTATACCACCCCCTCTGCTATACCCCCATGCACGGGAATGGGACTTCCTGTGTTTGAAATTCGCTTCAATGTTTAAGTCAATTAGGAAACTGTGTTGCTTCCTGAGTTCAAAGATTTGCAATCCGGTCTGGTAATTGTGAATTCTTACTTGATATATAGATACtaatagagatttttttttgttattcgAAAGCTCTTCTCTGGTAATTGTGATTTTTTCTTGTGCATTGTTTTTAGGTTCTAACGTTTGAGTTGGAATTTCCTACCGTTCCTTGATCATTGTTCTTTGGCAATTGTGCATTCTTACTTGATATATAGATTACATAGGTAGATGGAGCCTGTAGAGGGGAAGATGAGATAGTACCTTGACAGCAACAACCTTCCATGAGCATGACAAAAATTTGGTAAGATGTAAGAAGCCATAGTAGGAGTCATTGAGAAACCATTTGAACAATTAGAATCAAGGTAAAAttgttttaataaaatatgaaaacttAATGCGAAATACCTTGTAGACACAACCAAAACCCCTTTCCCCTATTTTATTTGCTTGATTAAAATCATCAGTAGCATTTTTCAATTCGCAGTAAGTGTACTGTATAACATTCTTGATGCCTGAAACCTCTGAGGAAATATAAAACTGGCTAGATGATAGTTAACAGATGAAATGCATACAATGGAATGtgaatagggaaaaagaaatagaaacacaaatgcacaaaaaaatacaaataaaattgGGAATGAATTTGAAAACTAAAGAAATAAAGTTTCAAAATCCAGACAGCTGAACTGGTGAGGAACATGGTAAAAGAAAACAGGGCACTGGTTTGAGCATTCAGTGTAttattctgtttcttcttcttgggaaGTCCTTTATTAGAGATTACAACATGCTACTGATGATCTAGGTCAGATGTTTAGAAGCTAAAAAGTTATTGTTCAGCCCAATATAACTGCAGATGGAGAAACAAGTTGTGTTATTGTTCTTAGGGTAATAATTTATGGTTCCATGACCACTTGTTTTTGTTACTGATGCAGATGTTATCATGAAGATGTCCAAGAAGTCTAATTCCAAATTTAAAAAGCAGAAGGCTTCGGTGATTGGTTCGTCCCTGTAAATTTATCATTATcatctgattttattttgttatgtaTTAGTTTTCTTTGTATACTAATAGGGCATTTGCTTTGCAGAATAAAAACCAAAACTTCTTGAATGTGGGTTCTAACGTAGGGAATGCATCAAAGGTGTGCCGTTTTATGGATTCCAGATCCTCTGTGAGACAGGTATTGCAACTGGACGGACTTCATGGTTTCAATCTCAAATAGTTCTACTTAAATTTTGTACCCCACTGTTCATGGGCgacattaattattctttgtATCTGTTTGTTGTTTTTCTGCCTGTAGGGTTTTCTTGCTCAGAGAAGGTCGAATTTCCAAGGGAATCAGTTTCCTTTAACCACTGAGGCTATCAAGACGGCTGCAGCTGCTCCCGTTCATGCCAGAGCTCTTGGTTGTAGTAGGATGTTTAATTGGAATAAGCCAAGTTACTCCCAAAATCATATATTATTTACGGTGTGCTAGAAATCttaaatattttgatttttaggaATATATACCTTAAATATTTTGGTATTGAGGAATATGTTTCCTACCTATTTTCAGGTAAATCATGGTTCCTTCTTATCATTGATGAGATATTTGTCCATATGCTTCAAGTTATACACATGGCTTGGTCCTTCATTGTTTTGTTGGTTTAGGGGAATGAGGACTTTAACCAGGGCATATTATAACCGTTTCAAATATTTGCTTTTCCAAGTTATTGGGGAATTTGAATACATGCATCTCTtcacttcttcttgtgttgcaGAGAGTGAATCTTTAGCTTGGACAGTGAATGTCGCATTTAGTGTTGGTTAACATACTCTCCTTGTGATTGGAGAATGTTGCTTGAGCTGTGTTTAGAAATGATAGATTT is a window encoding:
- the LOC122665480 gene encoding uncharacterized protein LOC122665480; protein product: MRILQSVCSLDDVIMKMSKKSNSKFKKQKASNKNQNFLNVGSNVGNASKVCRFMDSRSSVRQGFLAQRRSNFQGNQFPLTTEAIKTAAAAPVHARALGCSRMFNWNKPKSESLAWTVNVAFSVG